GCACGCCAGGGGACAGCGTATCACGCAGGGCCTGCACAATGCTTTCGATGTTGGTAATGGGTGCTTTCAGGTCGTGCGAGGCCGTGTAGACGAACGTATCTAAATCCACATTGGTGCGCGTGAGCTGGCGGTTGCTCTGCTGTAATTCCTGATTCGTGGCAATCAATTCTTGGTTAAGGGCGGCCAATTCCTCCGTCCGCTGCTGCACGCGCGTTTCCAGGGCCGCATTTAGCTGCTCCACCTGGCGGCGGGCCAGTACCTGCTCGGTTACCTCGGTGGCGACCACCATCGCTCCCTCGATGCGGCCGTCGGCAGCGTACATGGGCACGTACACAAAGTCCCAGTATACGGTTTCGCGGTGACCATTGCGGTCGTGTTGGGCCTCCATTGCGTGGGCCACGTGGGGCACGCCGGTGGCCATCACGCCGTCGAGTAGTTCCTCGTAGCCGAGGCCCGCCACTTCGGGCAGGGCTTCAAACAGCCCCTTCCCCAGCAGCTGCGCACGGGTGCGGCCCCAGAGGCGGGCCACTGTGGGGTTAGCCAACTCAATGGTATAGGTCGGCCCGCGATACACGGCGATGGCCAACGGGGCCTGCTCAAAGACGCGCTCCAGTTCGCCGCGCTGGCGCTCCGCTTCCGTCCGGGCGGCCTGCTCGGCGGCCTGGCTTTCCCGTAAAGCCAGTTCTACGGCACTGCGGGGCTGTTCGCTGGTGTCGGTGAAGCTGACCAACAAGCGTTCGCCCACGCGTCGGGCCGCTAGGTGAAAGTAGTTATCCAGCCCGTCGTATTGGTAATTAAACTCGCCGCGCCGCACCTCGCCCGTCCGAAAGGCTTCGCGGTAGAACGCAAAGATGCCCGTAGTCAGCGCGTGCGGGTAAAGGGTCAGAAAGGTTTCGGCGGGGCACTCGGGCAAGGCCAGCATCTGCTGGGCGGCCGGATTGAGGCGCTCATACGCCAAATCGATTAGTTCGCCTGCGGCATCCTGCACGGGTCGGAACAGAATACCGCCCAGGGCCGAGAGGTCAAAAAAGGCCTCGAATAGGTCGTTGGCGGGCGCAATTAAAGACATAGTGTAGGAACGGAAAAGCTAGGCGAAACTACTTATAATGGCTAGCT
The genomic region above belongs to Hymenobacter sp. BRD128 and contains:
- a CDS encoding ATP-binding protein, translating into MSLIAPANDLFEAFFDLSALGGILFRPVQDAAGELIDLAYERLNPAAQQMLALPECPAETFLTLYPHALTTGIFAFYREAFRTGEVRRGEFNYQYDGLDNYFHLAARRVGERLLVSFTDTSEQPRSAVELALRESQAAEQAARTEAERQRGELERVFEQAPLAIAVYRGPTYTIELANPTVARLWGRTRAQLLGKGLFEALPEVAGLGYEELLDGVMATGVPHVAHAMEAQHDRNGHRETVYWDFVYVPMYAADGRIEGAMVVATEVTEQVLARRQVEQLNAALETRVQQRTEELAALNQELIATNQELQQSNRQLTRTNVDLDTFVYTASHDLKAPITNIESIVQALRDTLSPGVQQDEVVAHLLGLLDTTVARFQGTITQLTDISRLQLAHAGPTEPVILAPVVEQVRLDLAPALAAAATQLTIAVAPDLVLSFSPANLRSVVYNLLSNAVKYRAPDRPSHVQVRAAQQGCAIVLTVQDNGLGMSEVQQRQLFGLFQRLHTHVEGTGVGLYITKRLIENVGGTIQVQSQPNVGTTFTVTLPV